A single Triticum dicoccoides isolate Atlit2015 ecotype Zavitan chromosome 2A, WEW_v2.0, whole genome shotgun sequence DNA region contains:
- the LOC119353215 gene encoding RINT1-like protein MAG2L has product MSTPRPQPPAATLRGFLDAHFASAEDLTAAPALAELLRRECAGLEASLRRLEAQLASGSASWLARSAEARSGLRRIRSGGGDIPAGDQGDASAPGVELPAIVREIQRIDTIRLYAEATLQLEALVGNLEDAAYSIVRQASKLNLSSVLRRASNGVERKQEKLLQAVDAVRDIERELVRISTSRPQWTNLIVAVDSRVDKTLAILRPQALTDYRALLAALGWPPSLSSPDMEKDKYSQVPNPLILMNEANKEKYSESFLALCALQHVQANREVRQCQMPAATTPSLSDWKYFDKTACLDNGLWAIDELVHPIVSRMEYHFSKWSEQPEFIFALVYKITKDFMDGVDDVLQPLIDKARLVGLSAKESWVTGMVKMLLGYLETQIFPPLVTAYHRTDDKLEVHSSWMHLNDQMITFDKRMQLLADSGIQKVALVSEGLSRSLSVFSIYVGHSDWLRIWADIELNSAQNKLKSELEDEACWLCSIDPQDELGHQETTARFLLSTREDYKAPPVSEFVVKTASTMIERSHALPTKGTKMQYCRSTSVQFLNDFFVLLHEGCEALQLPNTALQDESLLKASYAINAARYCEYVVREWGEDTAFMELGAHGNYVDGNQEQIHKHSAQRQCSFFADEIAFLVKLGTDFLEQIMSSILIEFEDLSWDYVQSIGSSNEQNQPDDQVPDEENLEVLPGFVASLEVLRERTTKLKLYLNSKDFLDLWRSIAEGLDYFVYSSIRWGQVKFSDPAVVQLRVDTKALLRIFRPYCSRPEAFFPFVTDSLKLLTMRETDAQYFLEALKKGKDNGKSGLRQHGLHHVDASQAVKVLRSRKSGG; this is encoded by the exons ATGTCGACCCCGCGGCCGCAGCCCCCGGCGGCGACCCTGCGCGGCTTCCTCGACGCGCACTTCGCCTCCGCCGAGGACCTCACCGCCGCGCCGGCCCTCGCCGAGCTCCTGCGCCGCGAGTGCGCGGGGCTCGAGGCGTccctccgccgcctcgaggcgcaGCTCGCCTCCGGCTCCGCCTCCTGGCTCGCCCGCTCGGCCGAGGCCCGGTCGGGCCTCCGCCGCATCCGCTCCGGAG GAGGAGACATCCCTGCCGGGGACCAAGGGGACGCGAGCGCTCCGGGCGTGGAGCTGCCGGCGATCGTGCGGGAGATCCAGCGGATCGACACCATTCGTCTCTACGCGG AAGCTACTCTACAGTTGGAAGCTCTGGTTGGTAACCTAGAAGATGCAGCATATTCCATTGTTAGACAGGCCTCAAAGTTGAACCTGTCATCAGTACTTCGCCGGGCATCAAAC GGGGTGGAACGGAAGCAAGAAAAGTTGCTCCAGGCTGTTGATGCTGTGAGAGATATTGAGCGAGAATTGGTAAGGATCAGCACAAGTAGGCCACAGTGGACAAATCTTATAGTGGCGGTTGATTCAAGAGTGGACAAGACTCTAGCCATTTTGAGGCCTCAAGCACTTACAGATTATCGAGCTCTACTTGCTGCACTAGGCTGGCCACCTTCCTTGTCTTCACCTGACATGGAGAAGGATAAGTACTCCCAAGTTCCAAATCCCCTTATCTTGATGAATGAGGCAAATAAAGAGAAGTATTCTGAAAGCTTTCTAGCACTGTGTGCTCTACAACATGTGCAAGCCAACCGTGAAGTGCGTCAATGCCAGATGCCAGCGGCAACTACTCCTAGCCTGTCAGATTGGAAGTACTTTGATAAAACTGCGTGCCTCGATAATGGACTTTGGGCAATTGATGAATTGGTCCACCCTATTGTGTCAAGGATGGAATATCATTTTTCTAAATGGTCTGAACAACCAGAGTTtatttttgctcttgtttacaagATAACAAAGGATTTCATGGATGGAGTGGATGATGTACTGCAGCCTTTGATTGACAAAGCAAGACTTGTGGGCTTAAGTGCCAAAGAATCTTGGGTAACTGGAATGGTAAAAATGCTTCTAGGATACCTTGAGACGCAAATTTTCCCACCCCTTGTCACCGCTTATCATCGTACTGATGACAAACTTGAAGTACATTCATCTTGGATGCATTTGAATGACCAGATGATTACTTTTGATAAAAGGATGCAGCTGCTTGCAGATTCAGGAATTCAGAAAGTTGCATTGGTTTCTGAAGGGCTCTCAAGGTCATTATCTGTCTTTTCAATATACGTTGGACATTCTGATTGGCTTCGGATATGGGCTGATATAGAGCTTAATTCTGCACAGAATAAGCTCAAGTCTGAATTAGAGGATGAGGCATGTTGGTTATGTAGTATTGATCCTCAGGATGAGCTTGGTCACCAGGAAACCACTGCTAGATTTCTTCTGTCTACGAGAGAAGATTACAAAGCTCCACCTGTTTCTGAATTTGTCGTCAAAACTGCATCAACGATGATTGAAAGAAGTCATGCTCTGCCAACTAAGGGGACGAAGATGCAGTATTGCAGATCCACTTCAGTCCAGTTCTTGAATGACTTCTTTGTTTTGTTGCATGAGGGATGTGAGGCATTGCAGTTGCCAAATACAGCTTTACAAGATGAGTCTCTGTTGAAAGCTTCCTATGCAATTAATGCAGCTAGATATTGTGAATATGTTGTTCGGGAATGGGGTGAAGATACCGCCTTCATGGAGCTGGGTGCGCATGGGAATTATGTTGATGGAAACCAAGAACAAATCCACAAACACAGTGCCCAACGTCAGTGTTCTTTCTTTGCAGACGAGATTGCCTTTTTGGTTAAGCTAGGGACTGATTTTCTGGAACAGATCATGTCCTCCATCCTGATTGAGTTTGAAGACCTGTCCTGGGACTACGTCCAAAGCATTGGATCATCAAATGAACAAAACCAACCAGATGATCAGGTTCCTGATGAAGAAAACCTAGAGGTATTGCCTGGATTCGTCGCCAGCCTAGAAGTCCTGAGAGAGCGAACCACGAAGCTGAAGCTGTATCTCAACTCCAAGGATTTCCTTGACCTGTGGAGGAGCATAGCAGAAGGTCTCGACTACTTCGTGTACAGCAGCATACGGTGGGGCCAAGTGAAGTTCTCTGACCCCGCAGTCGTGCAGCTGAGAGTCGATACCAAGGCCCTCCTCCGCATCTTCAGGCCCTACTGTTCCAGACCTGAGGCCTTCTTCCCGTTTGTAACCGACTCTCTGAAGCTGCTGACCATGCGAGAGACAGACGCCCAGTAttttctggaagcgctcaagaaggGGAAGGACAACGGCAAGTCTGGCCTGAGGCAGCATGGGTTGCACCATGTGGATGCTAGCCAGGCCGTGAAAGTCCTGAGAAGCAGGAAGTCTGGTGGATAA